In Micromonospora sp. WMMD980, the following are encoded in one genomic region:
- a CDS encoding YhjD/YihY/BrkB family envelope integrity protein: MGDGWQRTKRITSAAFRPVRGRDLSLHAAAITFYGAIAVVPVALLAIWLTGLLAGADRVRRLTGYAIDTLPTEIGAHRAVAALVEAGLGLTPLLALASLLPASLYGEGLRRAFVSVAEPRAESGALVGWRGRLLLLPLLAPAPALLLSILLALPLTTRLVRQGGWIGALGVVLSFLAVWLVLTPVLVWVFRVVGPASPDWLATLGMGSFTAANLSGFLHGFVLFCSLPLNLGVPFGGFDEIGGGVAVLLWLYLFHVIVLAGYSATLALSRWRAAREAARA; the protein is encoded by the coding sequence ATGGGCGACGGCTGGCAGCGCACGAAGCGAATCACCTCGGCGGCGTTCCGGCCGGTCCGGGGCCGGGACCTCTCGCTGCACGCCGCCGCGATCACGTTCTACGGCGCGATCGCCGTGGTCCCGGTGGCGCTGCTGGCCATCTGGCTCACCGGGCTGCTCGCCGGCGCCGACCGGGTGCGCCGGCTGACCGGGTACGCGATCGACACGCTGCCCACCGAGATCGGCGCGCACCGGGCGGTGGCCGCGCTGGTCGAGGCCGGGTTGGGGTTGACCCCGCTGCTGGCGCTGGCCTCGCTGCTGCCGGCCTCGCTCTACGGCGAGGGGCTGCGCCGGGCGTTCGTCTCGGTGGCCGAGCCGCGCGCCGAGTCCGGCGCGCTCGTCGGCTGGCGCGGCCGGCTGCTGCTGCTCCCGCTGCTCGCCCCGGCCCCGGCGCTGCTGCTGTCGATCCTGCTGGCACTGCCGCTGACCACCCGGCTGGTCCGCCAGGGCGGGTGGATCGGCGCGCTCGGCGTGGTGCTGTCGTTCCTGGCCGTGTGGCTGGTGCTCACGCCGGTGCTGGTGTGGGTGTTCCGGGTGGTCGGGCCGGCCTCCCCGGACTGGCTCGCCACGCTCGGCATGGGCTCGTTCACCGCCGCGAACCTCTCCGGCTTCCTGCACGGGTTCGTGCTGTTCTGCTCGCTGCCGCTCAACCTCGGCGTGCCGTTCGGCGGGTTCGACGAGATCGGCGGCGGGGTGGCCGTGCTGCTCTGGCTCTACCTGTTCCACGTGATCGTGCTGGCCGGCTACTCGGCCACGCTGGCGCTCAGCCGGTGGCGGGCCGCCCGGGAGGCGGCCCGCGCCTGA
- a CDS encoding alkaline phosphatase PhoX, producing the protein MDRRTVLRAVTVAGGTAFAGSLWAAAAPAAPAQPGPGPYGDLLAADANGLQLPAGFTGRVVARSGQRVPGTSYVWHWAPDGGACFPAGDGWIYVSNSEVPLVGGASAVRFAADGSVAAAYRILSGTNTNCAGGPTPWGTWLSCEEVPLGRVFETWPAGGRSGEERTRMGRFKHEAAACDPVRQVVYLTEDEPDGRFYRFAPDAWGDLRTGRLQVLCARSGQVTGPVTWQDVPDRDGFPVPTRYQVGAAQVFDGGEGCWYADDTCWFTTKGDNRVWAYDAVGQRLDLAYDDSLVEAGAAPLTGVDNITGTAGGDLYVAEDGGDMEINMITPAGVVTPFARLLGQPTSEITGPAFSPDGSRLYFSSQRGISGAKAGSGGITYEVRGPFRR; encoded by the coding sequence ATGGACCGTCGTACCGTCCTGCGCGCCGTGACCGTCGCCGGCGGCACCGCCTTCGCGGGCAGTCTCTGGGCCGCCGCCGCCCCGGCCGCGCCCGCCCAGCCCGGCCCCGGCCCCTACGGCGACCTGCTCGCCGCCGACGCCAACGGCCTCCAGTTGCCCGCCGGCTTCACCGGCCGGGTGGTGGCCCGCTCCGGTCAGCGGGTGCCCGGCACCTCGTACGTCTGGCACTGGGCGCCGGACGGTGGCGCCTGCTTCCCGGCCGGCGACGGCTGGATCTACGTCTCCAACTCGGAGGTCCCGCTCGTCGGTGGGGCCTCGGCGGTGCGCTTCGCGGCCGACGGCTCGGTCGCCGCCGCCTACCGGATCCTGAGCGGCACCAACACCAACTGCGCGGGCGGACCCACCCCGTGGGGGACGTGGCTCTCCTGCGAGGAGGTGCCGTTGGGTCGGGTCTTCGAGACCTGGCCGGCCGGTGGCCGCTCCGGCGAGGAGCGCACCCGGATGGGTCGCTTCAAGCACGAGGCGGCGGCCTGTGACCCGGTCCGGCAGGTGGTCTACCTGACCGAGGACGAGCCGGACGGCCGCTTCTACCGCTTCGCTCCGGACGCCTGGGGCGACCTGCGCACCGGCCGGTTGCAGGTGCTGTGCGCCCGGTCGGGCCAGGTGACCGGCCCGGTGACCTGGCAGGACGTGCCGGACCGGGACGGTTTTCCGGTGCCCACCCGCTACCAGGTGGGCGCCGCCCAGGTGTTCGACGGCGGGGAGGGTTGCTGGTACGCCGACGACACCTGCTGGTTCACCACGAAGGGCGACAACCGGGTGTGGGCGTACGACGCGGTGGGGCAGCGGCTCGACCTGGCGTACGACGACTCGCTGGTGGAGGCCGGCGCGGCGCCGCTGACCGGGGTGGACAACATCACCGGCACCGCCGGTGGCGACCTCTACGTGGCCGAGGACGGCGGCGACATGGAGATCAACATGATCACGCCGGCCGGGGTGGTGACGCCGTTCGCGCGGCTGCTCGGGCAGCCGACCTCGGAGATCACCGGCCCGGCGTTCTCGCCGGACGGCAGTCGGCTCTACTTCTCGTCGCAGCGCGGCATCAGCGGCGCCAAGGCCGGCAGCGGCGGCATCACCTATGAGGTGCGCGGCCCGTTCCGGCGCTGA
- a CDS encoding 50S ribosomal protein L7/L12 — MPEGPQFVLLAVIAMLLLLLFVFRRPAGRPRDLLAPDPATGGGQGEVLRLAREGRTVEAVKLLREQTGLPLLEAKQAVDALRAGGVPPARPAGPADLDDAVRAEATRLTHRGKKIHAVKLVREHTGWSLAEAKRYVDRL; from the coding sequence ATGCCCGAGGGTCCCCAGTTCGTGCTCCTGGCCGTGATCGCCATGCTGCTCCTGCTCCTGTTCGTGTTCCGGCGCCCCGCCGGCCGTCCCCGCGACCTGCTCGCCCCGGACCCGGCCACCGGCGGCGGGCAGGGGGAGGTGCTCCGGCTGGCCCGCGAGGGGCGGACCGTCGAGGCGGTGAAGCTGCTCCGCGAGCAGACCGGGCTGCCGCTGCTGGAGGCGAAGCAGGCGGTCGACGCGTTGCGGGCGGGCGGTGTGCCGCCGGCCCGACCCGCCGGCCCGGCCGACCTCGACGACGCGGTGCGCGCCGAGGCGACCCGGCTCACCCACCGCGGGAAGAAGATCCACGCGGTCAAGCTGGTCCGGGAGCACACCGGCTGGTCGCTGGCGGAGGCGAAACGGTACGTGGACCGGCTCTGA